Proteins encoded by one window of Deltaproteobacteria bacterium:
- a CDS encoding NFACT RNA binding domain-containing protein codes for MSLRPAEVAPLLHELQPLVERRATKVWTPTGTSVVLRLKGPGAQDDLLIEVAHPRARLGVVQERPRGEPSSFQAQLRAALEGCRLVSLAQQVEGDRVVALSFGHREGGAHLIAELLGSRGNLLLLDADGLLLAAARPERLPRRGLALGEAYAPPPAREAGEGEPARWRGGEGEFPISAALEAAYGPLDREALVADARRALRKSLGRARKKQERIVEQLEAAVAAAAEAPRIQQQGELLKSALGRMKRGQVEVEVVDYYDPGAPRIRLPLDPKLGPKENLEAYFRRARKLQRGAEVAGERLARAHDREAGLALLLEEVEAAGTPEALEALWREARPFGVRRPAPPPVGGRSAEKAAPRRPHRTFLASNGDRILVGRSARDNHALTFTVARGNDLWLHVRDWPGSHVVIQASGGRKDAEVDPTTLLEAGLLAAHFSDGREAGAVEITFTERKHLRHPPGAAPGLVSVAKGRSLRVVPDPARLEALFGREE; via the coding sequence ATGTCCCTGCGCCCCGCGGAAGTCGCGCCCCTCCTCCACGAGCTGCAGCCCCTCGTCGAGCGGCGGGCCACGAAGGTCTGGACGCCGACCGGCACCTCGGTGGTCCTGCGCCTGAAGGGACCCGGGGCCCAGGACGATCTGCTGATCGAGGTGGCGCACCCCCGGGCTCGCCTCGGCGTGGTGCAGGAGCGGCCCCGGGGGGAGCCGTCATCCTTCCAGGCGCAGCTGCGCGCGGCCCTCGAGGGCTGCCGGCTGGTCTCCCTGGCGCAGCAGGTCGAGGGCGATCGCGTCGTCGCGCTCTCCTTCGGTCACCGGGAGGGGGGGGCGCACCTCATCGCCGAGCTCCTCGGCAGCCGGGGCAACCTCCTCCTCCTGGACGCCGACGGCCTGCTCCTGGCGGCGGCCCGCCCCGAGCGGCTCCCGCGGCGGGGGCTGGCGCTCGGGGAGGCCTACGCTCCGCCGCCGGCCCGGGAGGCGGGGGAGGGGGAGCCGGCGCGGTGGCGGGGGGGCGAGGGAGAGTTTCCGATCTCGGCCGCCCTCGAGGCTGCCTACGGTCCGCTCGATCGCGAGGCCCTCGTCGCCGACGCGCGGCGAGCCCTACGCAAGAGCCTCGGGCGGGCTCGCAAAAAGCAGGAGCGGATCGTCGAGCAGCTCGAGGCCGCCGTGGCCGCCGCCGCCGAGGCCCCGCGGATCCAGCAGCAGGGCGAGCTGCTCAAGAGCGCCCTCGGGAGGATGAAGCGCGGCCAGGTGGAGGTCGAGGTCGTCGACTACTACGACCCCGGGGCGCCGCGGATCCGGCTGCCCCTCGATCCGAAGCTCGGCCCGAAGGAGAACCTCGAGGCCTACTTCCGGCGGGCCCGGAAGCTGCAGCGCGGCGCCGAGGTGGCCGGGGAGCGGCTCGCGCGGGCCCACGACCGCGAGGCCGGGCTCGCCCTCCTCCTCGAGGAGGTCGAGGCCGCCGGCACGCCCGAGGCCCTGGAGGCGCTCTGGAGAGAGGCGCGGCCCTTCGGGGTCCGGCGCCCGGCGCCGCCGCCGGTGGGCGGGAGGAGCGCGGAGAAGGCGGCGCCGCGCCGCCCCCACCGCACCTTCCTCGCCAGCAACGGCGATCGGATCCTGGTCGGGCGCAGCGCCCGGGACAACCACGCCCTGACCTTCACGGTGGCCCGGGGCAACGACCTCTGGCTGCACGTGAGGGACTGGCCCGGCTCCCACGTGGTCATCCAGGCCTCGGGGGGTCGCAAGGACGCCGAGGTGGACCCCACCACCTTGCTGGAGGCGGGCCTCCTGGCGGCTCACTTCTCGGACGGCCGGGAGGCCGGGGCGGTGGAGATCACCTTCACCGAGCGCAAGCACCTGCGCCACCCCCCGGGGGCCGCCCCGGGCCTGGTCTCGGTGGCGAAGGGGCGCTCCCTGCGGGTGGTGCCGGATCCCGCCCGCCTGGAGGCCCTCTTCGGCCGGGAAGAGTAG